The following DNA comes from Brassica oleracea var. oleracea cultivar TO1000 chromosome C5, BOL, whole genome shotgun sequence.
TATCTATTTCAAAACTAGTTGTTTGAGGCAAAGACAGTATTTATTAGATTAAAATTTCCATCATTATAAAGGGAGATGTACAAGGAAAGTTGGATTATTATATTTTTGGTTGTGAAAACTGTAAGTAGTTTTCAGACATCAACGGAGATAGAGTACAAGACCTTAGAGCGATCCAAGATAGGATCAAGAGTGAGGATAGCACTGGAACACTCAAGCACGCCATACATAAGGCCCCATTTGCTGCTTATGAACGAATACTCGGCACACCAAATGCGCACGCTTTTTTCAGGTAGGAGCTCTTTCCAGAAGACAACAACATTGTGGCCCCGGGAAGTATATCTTCAAGGCATTTGGTGAAATTGCGCGTCATCTTCTCCCACACTCTTGCCATCTTCCCACCATAGTGAGCCACTCTAGATCTAAGGAGCTTGTTCTGCAGCTGTTTCATTGGGTGACATAACAACTCAGTCCAATTAATCCCCAATCCAGCACACCGATCCAACTCATGTGGCTCACACCAATGAATACACCCGTCGTTACCAACACTGTATAACACGTTATCAACCACACACCAATCCCTTCTATTCAGAGAATGTGATTCTAGCCTGGCCCCGGACTCCCTCTCCCCCATTTACACTGGCTTAGGGAGTAGAAGAAGGTTCTATTCCAGAAATCAATCACGTATATCTTGTCCTCTATCACCACACTCCCATGGATCAAACTCATCCTAGGGCGTGTATCCGGATCCTCCTCGTCCGGCATTGGCTCTGAAACTGTGAGGGCAGCCCAAGTTTGGGTCTTTGGGTCGAACACTTCCCCCCAGTCAGCGGATCTCCTGTCTTTGCAGCCTCCCAACACGTATATCTTCCCGTTCACCACTTGAGCCGTGGCGGATGCTCGGGCCACTCTCATGGGAGTCACTTGGTGCCAAGTGTGATACCGGCAATCCAAGAGTAAGACACCGGACGTGCGCTCGCCGTTAACCAATCCACCGAAAACATAGATGCTCCCGTCCAACGACACCACGGCGGATCCTTCCCGAGGCTGAGACGGGAAAAAAGGGATGGGTTGAGCCCGCTTCACGGTATTCCCGGTGGCAGGGTCTAGCGTTGGGTGGAGGACGAACCAGCGTGGGATTAAGTGCGGTGGCAGGCCTAAGCACACGTACACGCACTTCTCCGCGTGATCTTGTAAAACTCCGGCGAAACCACCAGCGAACGAAATCTCTTGGAGACGACAGATAAGGCCGCCTGGTCCAATCTGGAAACGCGAGCCAAGCAACTTATAGCCACCGCATCTGGCAACGAATCAAACGACGACGACGGTGACTTCTCCTTCTTCCTCCTTTTGGCAGCGGCGGCGTCGTAATTGTACATCTCAAAAAGAACTTTAGATCTGAGATTGATTCACGATTCGAAGAGTCAACAGCCCCTTTGATTAATTGAGGAAGAAACAAATCAGATCGATCTTATTTATTTTATTTTTTTGTTCGTAGGTTGAAAAGGAAACACGCGATTCCTTACTACAGTAAGACTTCGAACTTTCTATGTAGTAGTTTTTCCATATTACAGTAAGACACGACTTTATGTTTTGTTTTCTTGTTCCTCACTATTTGGGCCGCAATTAGGTTATTGGGCCTATTGAGTTAAGATAAAGCCCATTTACTTCTTGCCCGTTATTGGCTGTGGTGGTAGAAACCCAAGTATCGAATCGAATCCAATCGGGGAGAGAAAAAAGAGCAGAAGCTGATCGGATTCTGGAAAAGAAGAAAACAAAATTGAATCAAAATCAAAATCAAAATCGAAGAAGAAGAAAGTAGAGGAGAGTGCAAATTTGGAGTGAATGGAGTTAGAGAGGAAAGCAGAGCAGAGTGCAATCCATGTATTGAATCACGATCCTCAATTGCAGCTAATCAATGGCTGCAATGGGACGTCTCTACTTGTCTCCGATTGTCTCTCTCTTAGACCTAAGGTTTCGCGTTTTGATACCTCTTTCCAGATTCTCATAAACCCTTTTTCACCCCCTTCCTCTTTTGCATCGAATCTTCAGTCATCAGCTGCTCTTCTTGTATCTGCCACGAGATACAGCTCCGGCGTTCCTCAGCTCTCTTGGCGCTTCTTTGATAAGCTTATGTTCGCGCTCTTCAACCTCACGATGATGGTAATGTCGAGCTTCTTACTCTCCTTCCGTGAAGAGATATCTGATACTCGCCATGTTTCTCATCAGTCGGGAGGTTGTTCCTAGCCTTTTCCCATCTCTTATTTCCTTTCAAAGTTTTAGTTTTTCCTCTTTGTTCCTTGTTCTTACCTCCGTTTTTTGATTTGTAACAGTTACTCTCTCGCATGCTTCTTGAATTTTTACTCCAGCAGTCTGAGAAGCAGTTCGTCTCCCCTCTTTACCCAATTGACAACAACCGGAAAATGCTTCGTTGCTTACTGAGTTGGGTGTGTTTCATGTTTATTTCTGTCCCGATTTCACGCTGATGTCTTTCCACATTATCATTAGGTCCGTGCTGGTTGTTTCTCTGAGATTCCACAGGACGCGGTGCCATCACATCCCCTTCTTAACTATGTGTTGCAGGCGAGTTTCCTTACTGCTGTGGTTTTGATTACTACAGATTGCCTTTCTCTTTCTTTCTTGGGTTTTGATTCCTCTGCTGTGCGTTCCGTAGGGTACTACTTTTGATCTCGCCATTGAGGTGCTTGTGACTCCGCATGAGGTATATGCTTGAACGACTTTTTATTGGCATCTTTTTTTTGTTTTTTTGTTTTCTCCTGGTCTGATGTATTCATCATACATGGTACTGTTGTTGCATAGGGTTTAATATTAACATATTACTTATATAGTTCAATAGCAAAACTGCTTTTTTTATACCTTACTTGTTTCCTTCTTGCAGGATCTTCCTCAGGTTTTATTGTACAAAGTATACAGTTGCTTAGCGATACACTTCTAAAACTAGCTCTTCTGAATGCTGGTTTTACAGTTGTCTCTGGCCTGGCACGCTTGATGTCTGAGATCGGACAGGCTGTGAGTACTTATTCTATTTTATTCTCTTTCGAGTATTTGCATTTAGTGCTGGGATGTTATTGCTTTTCACTTAAACTTCTTTTTTCCTTCTGATTGTATTGCATTTTGCTTTGGCATCTATGGTATTGATTCATTGATGCCTCTCAGAAACTGGAAAGAGATGAAGGAAACCCTTGTTGCTGAAGTTTGGTGCTGATGATGATCCGGAGAAGATGATACTGAAAGCTGAATCTGATAGATGCTACAATGCTCTTAATAAATGGTGACATGTGGAAGAGAGGAGCCTTGCAATCGCATTATCATGTTGTTCCTGTGGTGGAGTCGACACTGAAGGTATCGGGGAATCAATGGTATGTTGAGGAAGAGGGATATCCCTGTATTCTCTGGACGTTTTCCTTTGGATTTGGTATGCAGAGTTGAGAGTTTATTAGATTCTGGTGGATACAATGACATGGAGAAGCTGAAACTGGTATCCTTGTGTTTTGAGGGATCGGTTCTGCACTGGTTCAATGAAGAGATGGATAAAGTACCATTCTCTGATTGCTTACAGTTTACATACCGCTTGTTGGACAGATTTGCAGGATCTAGTGATACTGAACCAGTTCCAGAGATTGCGTCAATGGCAACAGCCTTGGGTTGTTCTTCTCCAGAGGTGATGTTGAGGAAGGATACGGTTTCTTAGACTTCTGGTGATTGTCCTGAGGTTGAACACAAGACTGTCTTGAGCGCTGAAAGAGCAGCCACTGGTTGTTTAGAGGAGACTGTTTCTTTTCATGAGCATGAGTTTATGCTCACAACATTTTCACAATTGGGAACAACTTCTGTGCAACAACCACTACAATCTGAACAGTTAGTTTTTGCGGACAGTGTTGATGCATTTCAGATAGACGCCAAGGAAAAATGCCGCGTGGTGCATCTTCTGGAATCATCAACTGCAGACAAAAACCCTGAGAAATCTGGTGTTCATGTGTCGTCTTTGTTGTATAAGAAGAAGAAAGGCAAATATCCTAAACATGGAAATGTAAATTCAAAACCAGAAACTTTCAAAGGATAATAGGATATATTGGAATTGTGGCAGTGAACAAGTGCAAGTAGGGAAGCCTTTGAAAAATCATCAAGTGAGGATGTAAGCTCTGGGAATTCTAGTGCCTGTCATGTTCCAAGCTGCTCTTCTCTGGGAATATTGCTCTTAAATGCCTCACGTTCACAAATGTCTCAGACGAGGATTGTTGTATCAAGGATTGGAGAAGTATGCATTACTATTTTGATGTATGGCATTTCTGGAAAACAGGAATATACAAATACAGTTCATAGCACCACATGGCGAAAAGATGAGATTGTGGTGGCAGTTGAACTTAACCGGAGAAGCTCTTAATAAGTTATTCTCATATCTGCTTATATCAACGTCCCTTGTCCTGCTTTATTTGCTCACCTTACAAGCTGCAGCTGATGGTGATGGTGATGAGACAATGAAAGATATTGCAGAACCGGTGATACATCTCAGGAAAGAGTTCAAGTCGTTTGGGTCTTTTCATGGACGTTCGTTCATGATTTCACAAGGGAATGTGGCAGTGCTGATGAAGTGGTTTCAAGGGAGCAGGAGAAGATTCAGGAAGGAGTACTCTTCTATTTGGCACCGATGGAGATACAAGACTTTGGAGTGTGCATCAGTTTTGTACGTAAGGGATGCAACAGATTCATGGACATTCCCCATTCAAGGAGTACTCTTCTGTTTAGCTGCGATGTCCTACTTGTCAGGTAAATATAAGGCCTTGATTGTATTGCATTTGCTT
Coding sequences within:
- the LOC106344325 gene encoding putative F-box/kelch-repeat protein At3g24610, which produces MYNYDAAAAKRRKKEKSPSSSFDSLPDAVAISCLARVSRLDQAALSVVSKRFRSLVVSPEFYKITRRSAYPATGNTVKRAQPIPFFPSQPREGSAVVSLDGSIYVFGGLVNGERTSGVLLLDCRYHTWHQVTPMRVARASATAQVVNGKIYVLGGCKDRRSADWGEVFDPKTQTWAALTVSEPMPDEEDPDTRPRMSLIHGSVVIEDKIYVIDFWNRTFFYSLSQCKWGRGSPGPG
- the LOC106296058 gene encoding uncharacterized protein LOC106296058 isoform X1, giving the protein MELERKAEQSAIHVLNHDPQLQLINGCNGTSLLVSDCLSLRPKVSRFDTSFQILINPFSPPSSFASNLQSSAALLVSATRYSSGVPQLSWRFFDKLMFALFNLTMMVMSSFLLSFREEISDTRHVSHQSGVTLSHAS
- the LOC106296058 gene encoding uncharacterized protein LOC106296058 isoform X2: MELERKAEQSAIHVLNHDPQLQLINGCNGTSLLVSDCLSLRPKSSAALLVSATRYSSGVPQLSWRFFDKLMFALFNLTMMVMSSFLLSFREEISDTRHVSHQSGVTLSHAS